From a single Nicotiana tomentosiformis chromosome 2, ASM39032v3, whole genome shotgun sequence genomic region:
- the LOC104091000 gene encoding protein EARLY RESPONSIVE TO DEHYDRATION 15-like — protein sequence MALVSGGRSSLNPNAPLFVPSFVRQVEDFSPEWWNLVTTSTWFHDYWMSQNQGEEYGNDQYGAGNDIADLLPENIDLNVDEDILNMEAQFEEFLQSSRSGQQGIKSPLYGVNGIPQYGLPNVSDALIRTMRSPRSPVAPPMYYEKPAKIVSSRNSFRSIQQPR from the exons ATGGCATTAGTTTCTGGAGGAAGATCATCGTTGAATCCAAATGCGCCCCTCTTTGTTCCTTCGTTTGTGCGCCAAGTGGAGGACTTTTCACCAGAATGGTGGAATTTGGTGACAACTTCAACATGGTTCCATGACTATTGGATGAGCCAGAACCAGGGAGAGGAATATGGTAATGATCAATATGGAGCTGGTAACGATATTGCTGATTTGCTTCCGGAGAATATTGATCTTAATGTGGATGAGGATATCTTGAACATGGAAGCTCAGTTTGAGGAATTTCTCCAATCATCCCGAAGTGGGCAACAAGGAATTAAGTCACCTCTCTATGGTGTCAATGGAATTCCGCAATATG GTTTACCCAATGTTTCTGATGCACTGATAAGAACTATGCGTTCACCAAGATCCCCCGTTGCGCCTCCAATGTACTATGAGAAGCCAGCCAAGATTGTGAGCTCAAGGAACAGCTTCCGCAGCATCCAGCAGCCTCGCTGA